One Rosa chinensis cultivar Old Blush chromosome 5, RchiOBHm-V2, whole genome shotgun sequence genomic region harbors:
- the LOC112164775 gene encoding F-box/LRR-repeat protein At3g26922 — MSELEAKRVKDRISALPDAVLCHILSFLDRTEDAVTTSVLSKRWKKIWASAPSLVFCDEDNPDCVSFVRFVDNVLFFRNSTDIRKFHLQSCCVKDFARIYGWIGTAIRRNVVELDLSVEDFAGDDDHPRVFELPESVFTCKTLMVLGLSSNFITNPPTSGCFPSLKSLNVQIDHPVNKSVEKLFSCCPVLENLRIGGSHGMQRDDPILNFNVSAPELKTLRIYWSSCDVYEKCCKFHINAPKLENFHLWQDPPTDCFLENSKTLVKVTITLCDPLHDNSAEADHRFAIRGTALLAGISSARSLYLSAHRLKKCCLPTFDKLSRLELILYNCYYWELLKEVLKRSPNLERLVLELNECKCGESSDHQWIPPRFVPSCLLSQLKTISIRGFKGKVDEMDVAKYLLENGEGLKKMTIYYNDHLCKKEELHKQFSMFQWASVTCQVELFSDIREANCASFGMF, encoded by the exons ATGTCAGAGCTTGAAGCAAAAAGAGTTAAAGATAGAATCAGTGCATTACCAGATGCAGTCCTTTGTCACATCCTTTCATTCCTTGATAGAACAGAAGATGCTGTGACGACCAGCGTTTTGTCCAAAAGATGGAAGAAAATCTGGGCCTCTGCACCCAGTCTTGTCTTTTGCGATGAAGATAACCCGGACTGTGTTTCTTTTGTGAGGTTTGTTGATAATGTACTCTTCTTTCGCAACTCAACAGACATTAGAAAGTTCCATCTTCAGTCTTGCTGTGTTAAGGATTTCGCTCGTATTTATGGTTGGATTGGCACTGCCATAAGGCGTAATGTTGTTGAACTCGATCTTTCTGTAGAGGATTTTGCAGGTGATGATGATCACCCTCGGGTTTTTGAGTTGCCTGAGAGTGTTTTCACATGCAAAACACTGATGGTTTTGGGGTTGTCTTCAAACTTTATTACCAATCCTCCCACTTCAGGGTGTTTCCCAAGCCTCAAGTCTCTCAATGTGCAGATTGACCATCCAGTCAATAAATCTGTGGAGAAGCTTTTTTCTTGCTGCCCTGTACTGGAAAATTTACGCATAGGTGGATCACATGGAATGCAAAGAGATGATCCGATTTTGAATTTTAATGTCTCTGCGCCTGAATTGAAGACGTTAAGAATATATTGGAGTTCATGTGATGTTTATGAGAAGTGCTGCAAGTTTCATATTAATGCCCCGAAGCTTGAAAACTTTCATCTTTGGCAGGATCCTCCTACAGATTGTTTTTTGGAGAATTCAAAAACGTTAGTCAAAGTTACTATTACTCTCTGTGACCCACTCCATGACAATTCTGCAGAAGCAGATCATCGCTTTGCTATCCGTGGAACTGCTCTTCTGGCAGGAATATCTAGTGCTAGGTCCTTGTATCTTTCAGCACATCGTTTGAAA AAATGTTGTCTGCCTACTTTTGACAAGTTGAGCAGATTGGAGTTGATTCTTTACAATTGCTATTACTGGGAACTGCTGAAAGAGGTGCTCAAGAGATCGCCTAATCTGGAAAGGCTCGTCTTGGAACTTAAT GAATGCAAGTGTGGAGAATCCTCGGATCATCAATGGATCCCACCACGGTTCGTGCCTAGTTGTTTGCTGTCACAACTCAAGACTATCTCTATAAGGGGATTCAAGGGCAAAGTAGATGAGATGGATGTGGCAAAGTATTTGTTGGAAAATGGCGAAGGTTTGAAGAAGATGACTATTTACTATAATGATCATCTGTGCAAGAAAGAAGAGTTGCACAAGCAATTCTCAATGTTTCAGTGGGCTTCAGTGACTTGTCAAGTTGAACTTTTCTCAGACATAAGAGAAGCAAATTGTGCTTCTTTCGGTATGTTCTAG